A genomic stretch from Vibrio neptunius includes:
- a CDS encoding type B 50S ribosomal protein L31 → MQPNIHPEYRTVVFHDTSIDEYFLIGSTLQTDRTIEWKDGKTYPYFTIEVSSKSHPFYTGKQRVIHQEGRVANFKRRFGQFSKGDK, encoded by the coding sequence ATGCAACCCAACATTCACCCTGAATACCGAACCGTGGTTTTCCATGATACAAGCATTGATGAGTACTTCCTTATCGGTTCAACATTGCAAACTGACCGTACTATTGAGTGGAAAGATGGCAAAACCTACCCGTACTTTACGATTGAAGTATCTTCTAAATCTCACCCTTTCTACACAGGTAAGCAGCGTGTCATTCATCAGGAAGGTCGTGTCGCTAACTTTAAGCGTCGATTTGGTCAATTTTCTAAAGGGGACAAGTAA
- the ykgO gene encoding type B 50S ribosomal protein L36, which produces MKVVKSLKSAKSRHPDCQIVKRRGRLYVICKTNPRFKAVQK; this is translated from the coding sequence ATGAAGGTCGTAAAATCTCTTAAAAGTGCTAAAAGTCGCCATCCTGATTGTCAGATAGTAAAAAGGAGAGGGCGCTTGTACGTAATATGTAAAACCAATCCCAGATTCAAAGCTGTTCAGAAATAG
- a CDS encoding AbgT family transporter codes for MSSSTSIKQNSPKRPIFTRFLDAVEYLGNLLPHPITLFAIFCVAILIASGIAGYFEVAVADPRPEGAPGRAVDGMIQVVSLLNADGLELIVTNLVKNFVGFAPLGTVLVALLGVAVAEYSGLLSAAMRGLVMGASKSMVTITVVFAGIISNTASELGYVVLIPLAAMLFHSLGRHPLAGLAAAFAGVSGGYSANLLIGTVDPLLSGITETAAQMIDPTYTVGPEVNWYFMFVSTFFIAGMGAFVTEKIVEPKLGKYNEEDAAEDLSNDSMGTITDVEKKGLKMAGLAVLVVSALLAWTIVPADGILRSDAGTVAGSPFLKSIVAFIFVFFAIPGLVYGRVVGTMKNDRDVIDAMSKSMSSMGMYIVLVFFAAQFVAFFKWTNFGQVFAVAGADFLQSIGLTGPMLFFAFILMCGFINLMIGSASAQWAVTAPIFVPMLMLVGYAPETIQAAYRIGDSTTNIITPMMSYFGLILAVASRYMKNLGIGTLIATMLPYSICFIVGWSLLFYLWVFVFGLPVGPGAATYYTP; via the coding sequence ATGAGTTCATCTACTTCGATTAAACAAAACTCGCCTAAGAGGCCAATATTTACTCGTTTCTTAGATGCCGTCGAATATTTGGGCAACTTGTTACCACACCCGATCACGCTTTTCGCCATTTTCTGTGTTGCGATTTTAATCGCTTCCGGTATTGCAGGTTACTTTGAAGTGGCGGTAGCAGATCCTCGTCCAGAAGGCGCTCCAGGTCGTGCCGTTGACGGAATGATTCAGGTTGTCAGCTTGTTAAATGCGGACGGTCTTGAGTTGATTGTTACCAATCTAGTTAAAAACTTTGTCGGCTTTGCGCCTTTAGGCACCGTATTAGTTGCACTATTGGGTGTTGCAGTGGCGGAATATTCAGGTTTACTGTCTGCGGCAATGCGTGGTTTGGTCATGGGTGCTTCGAAGAGCATGGTTACCATCACTGTGGTATTTGCAGGTATCATTTCCAATACAGCATCTGAGCTAGGCTATGTGGTACTTATCCCACTAGCGGCTATGCTGTTCCACTCTTTGGGTCGCCACCCTCTTGCCGGTCTCGCCGCTGCATTTGCAGGTGTATCTGGCGGTTATTCCGCAAACTTACTGATCGGCACTGTTGACCCACTGCTTTCTGGGATCACAGAAACGGCAGCACAAATGATTGACCCTACTTACACTGTTGGCCCAGAAGTTAACTGGTACTTTATGTTCGTTTCTACTTTCTTCATCGCCGGTATGGGTGCTTTCGTAACGGAGAAAATCGTTGAGCCTAAATTAGGTAAATACAACGAAGAAGATGCAGCAGAAGATTTGTCGAATGACTCAATGGGCACGATAACTGACGTTGAGAAGAAAGGTTTGAAAATGGCTGGACTGGCCGTGCTGGTTGTATCTGCTCTACTTGCTTGGACAATTGTTCCTGCAGATGGAATTCTTCGCTCAGACGCCGGCACGGTTGCAGGTTCGCCATTCCTGAAAAGTATTGTGGCTTTCATCTTTGTTTTCTTTGCTATCCCAGGTCTGGTTTACGGTAGAGTAGTTGGCACAATGAAGAATGATCGCGACGTGATTGACGCGATGTCTAAATCCATGTCTTCAATGGGAATGTACATTGTACTGGTCTTCTTTGCTGCTCAATTTGTGGCGTTTTTCAAGTGGACTAATTTTGGTCAAGTGTTCGCGGTAGCAGGCGCAGATTTTCTACAAAGCATTGGTCTGACTGGTCCTATGTTGTTCTTTGCCTTTATTTTGATGTGTGGTTTCATCAATCTGATGATCGGTTCAGCTTCTGCACAATGGGCTGTGACAGCGCCAATCTTTGTTCCCATGTTGATGCTAGTCGGCTATGCGCCTGAAACGATTCAAGCGGCATACCGTATCGGTGACTCTACGACCAACATCATTACACCAATGATGAGCTATTTTGGTTTGATTCTCGCTGTTGCATCGCGTTATATGAAAAATCTAGGTATCGGTACGCTGATTGCGACCATGCTGCCGTACTCAATCTGCTTTATCGTGGGTTGGAGTCTACTGTTCTACCTATGGGTATTCGTATTTGGCTTGCCAGTCGGTCCTGGTGCGGCGACCTACTACACGCCATAA